The sequence below is a genomic window from Acidobacteriota bacterium.
CATCACGATGCTCATCAGCGCCGAGTACTCGGTGGAGATGTCCTCGTCGTCGAAGGTGATGTAGCGCTCGAAGCCGAGGACGTTGCTATACCAGTCGGCCCATTCGTTCATCTTGCCGAGCTCGACGTTGCCCACCATGTGGTCCATCAGCACCAGGCCGACGCTCTCCCCGGCGACCGGCTTGGACACGAAGCCGGGCATGAAGGGGCCGTCGTAGCCCTTGTTCGAGATCAGCGAGTGCACCGTGTCGCCGTAGGTGTGGATGACGGCGCGACGCAGGGTGCCGTGCTCGTCCGTCAGGTCGTGGGGCTCCGCCGCCGCCTTGGCGCCGCGGGCAAGGGCTTCGGCGAAGGCCTGATCGGCGTCTTCGACCTCGAAGGCGATGTCCTTGACCCCGTCGCCGTGCTTGACCAAGTGCTCGTTGATCGGGTGCTCCGCCGACATCGGCGTGGTCAGGATCAGGCGGGCCTTCTTCTGCTCGAGAACGTAGGAGGTGACCTCCCGCGAGCCGGTTTCGAGGCCGCGATAGGCGGACTGCGAGAAGCCGAAGGCGTCGCGGTAGTAGAAGGACGACTGCTTGGCGTTGCCGACCCACATTTCGACGTGGTGCAAACGCTTCAGCCCGAGAGGATTCCTCAGGGCCTTCTTCTCTTGAGCGGACGTGCGGGGCTCAGCAACAACGGTCATCGGCATATCCTCCATCGTTCGGCCGAACCGTTCGTCGGGTCCGGCTGGTCTGGCCTGGTCGACTCGCTCGGCGCCCAATTCTTCGGAGTCGCGGTTTGCGCTGCTGACGAGCCGTGATGTCGGGGGCGGGAATGAGCTTTCGTCCCCGCGTCGGAGATG
It includes:
- the hppD gene encoding 4-hydroxyphenylpyruvate dioxygenase — encoded protein: MTVVAEPRTSAQEKKALRNPLGLKRLHHVEMWVGNAKQSSFYYRDAFGFSQSAYRGLETGSREVTSYVLEQKKARLILTTPMSAEHPINEHLVKHGDGVKDIAFEVEDADQAFAEALARGAKAAAEPHDLTDEHGTLRRAVIHTYGDTVHSLISNKGYDGPFMPGFVSKPVAGESVGLVLMDHMVGNVELGKMNEWADWYSNVLGFERYITFDDEDISTEYSALMSIVMSDDRQVIKFPINEPAEGRKKSQIDEYLDYYNGPGVQHIAMLTGDILTTVEKMRANGIEFLTVPDTYYDELPSRVGDIDEAVEAIRQLGILVDRDEDGYLLQIFTKPVVDRPTLFFEIIQRKGSRGFGKGNFKALFEAIELEQARRGNL